From Pyrenophora tritici-repentis strain M4 chromosome 1, whole genome shotgun sequence, the proteins below share one genomic window:
- a CDS encoding PMG multi-domain protein, with translation MSDYEDEYDDYEADFFYVEDEYMAADDLAEHAVASPPPATCGDEDAEEDWDRFDYFNDLEYASDGYDDATFQAHDVKGAKAGMKRKRGVKSLPATKRRTTKRDSAQTEPTAVVAHSPIVWRSQADRGAKPKMLEENAQPYALFKNWREKLAHIPEWAKASPPSPPGAESSRLDKGKGRMAFVTEPASPPYDDDDHVGDEIEEGEDVAMDEEPSIDKDTLMAALQRQLAAAGGPLSNMDHNQLLEYALRMMSDQDAGDDIAGEMADAMLQGGDDDEDDTEAEEKMLEWVARQRNGGKDEQPVQGDDGDEDDTGPQEKMLERDGGVDERDTVDRAGDEQTAVDRPPKHTLKRKAEQQLDEETGSKQIKKRVTRSFDKPTEASLAKAAKPEKAEKPATRSSARLR, from the coding sequence ATGAGCGACTACGAAGACGAATACGATGATTACGAGGCCGACTTCTTCTACGTCGAAGATGAATACATGGCAGCCGATGATCTAGCAGAGCACGCCGTAGCATCTCCTCCACCCGCAACCTGCGGCGATGAGGATGCAGAGGAAGACTGGGACCGATTCGACTACTTCAACGACCTCGAGTACGCCTCGGACGGCTACGACGACGCCACGTTCCAAGCCCACGACGTCAAGGGCGCAAAAGCTGGCATGAAGAGGAAGCGAGGTGTCAAGAGTCTCCCAGCCACGAAGAGAAGAACCACAAAACGTGACAGCGCGCAGACAGAGCCGACGGCAGTAGTAGCCCATTCACCCATAGTATGGCGTTCACAAGCCGACCGCGGCGCAAAACCCAAAATGCTAGAAGAAAACGCCCAACCATACGCTCTCTTCAAGAACTGGCGCGAGAAACTCGCACACATACCCGAGTGGGCGAAAGCCTCACCACCCAGCCCGCCCGGCGCAGAGTCTTCACGTTTGGACAAGGGAAAGGGGAGGATGGCTTTTGTCACTGAGCCCGCCTCGCCGCCgtacgatgacgacgaccATGTCGGAGATGAAATCGAGGAAGGTGAAGACGTCGCCATGGACGAAGAACCATCCATCGATAAAGACACACTCATGGCAGCACTCCAACGTCAACTCGCGGCCGCCGGCGGTCCCCTGAGCAACATGGATCACAACCAACTCCTCGAGTACGCACTACGCATGATGAGCGACCAAGATGCCGGCGACGACATTGCAGGCGAGATGGCGGATGCCATGTTGCAAGGCGGCGAcgatgacgaagatgatACCGAGGCCGAGGAGAAGATGCTGGAGTGGGTGGCGCGGCAGCGTAACGGTGGCAAGGACGAACAACCAGTCCAAGGCGACGACGGTGATGAAGACGACACCGGACCACAGGAGAAGATGCTCGAGCGTGATGGTGGTGTGGACGAACGGGACACGGTCGACCGGGCTGGTGACGAACAAACCGCAGTTGATCGACCGCCCAAACACACCCTCAAACGCAAAGCAGAACAGCAGCTAGACGAAGAAACAGGGTCAAAGCAGATAAAGAAGAGGGTGACGAGGAGTTTCGACAAACCAACCGAGGCTAGTCTGGCGAAGGCTGCGAAACCGGAAAAGGCGGAGAAACCGGCGACTAGGTCAAGTGCGAGACTTCGTTAA
- a CDS encoding Acetyl-propionyl-CoA carboxylase, alpha subunit, protein MRAFRKSSHLSRQLLAAKSARCNSTVAPATKSLTSVLIANRGEIALRVGRTASEYGIRTTTLFTDPDARSQHALSSPYAVNLGDPSAYLDGDRIIQIAKEQGCQGIHPGYGFLSENPTFARKCKDAGLTFIGPPWQAIESMGSKSESKDIMTKAGVPCIPGYHGSNQDPEYLKEQAASIGYPVLLKAVKGGGGKGMRIVNTEAEFFDQLASAKSEARNSFGDEVMLVEKYITTPRHIEVQVFADKHGNCVALGERDCSIQRRHQKILEESPAPHLDEAIRQDIWEKARQAALAVGYEGAGTVEFIFDNDTGEFFFMEMNTRLQVEHPVTEMVTGEDLVRWQLIVAEGGKLPLTQQEIEQRINERGHAIEARIYAENPDMNFIPDSGLLLHLKIPTPTRTVRIDSGFIAGDEVSSHYDPMISKLIVQGPTREAAILKLRAALEDYEVAGPITNIEFIKRMCVSPDFVAGDVETGYIQKHHAELFTPIPPTPEVYAQAALGLALQEISASKADAWSQGGGPPVTAAKANPQQQKSPFAKPAPEHFDITIADTTYTNVTSTFSPSSNTLTSFYPHTRLSTTLIRHEDALTLFHLGRQYRFKLAMPAWTKKALGVRDVANSVLAPMPCKVLRVEVEEGQEVKKDQPLVVIESMKMETVIRSPSHGVVKRIVHGKGGFV, encoded by the exons ATGCGTGCTTTTCGCAAGTCTAGCCACCTCTCGCGCCAGCTTCTTGCTGCCAAAAGTGCCCGCTGTAACTCTACTGTTGCGCCAGCTACCAAGTCCCTTACCTCTGTACTGATAGCAAACCGTGGAGAAATTGCACT ACGAGTCGGACGAACAGCTTCAGAATACGGTATCCGAACCACAACCCTCTTCACGGACCCAGACGCTAGATCACAGCATGCTTTGAGTTCGCCGTACGCTGTAAATCTCGGAGATCCCTCAGCATATCTCGATGGCGACCGGATAATACAGATCGCAAAGGAGCAGGGCTGCCAGGGTATACATCCGGGCTATGGCTTT CTGAGCGAGAATCCTACATTTGCACGAAAATGTAAAGATGCCGGTCTGACCTTTATTGGGCCACCATGGCAAGCAATTGAATCTATGGGCAGCAAGAG TGAGTCGAAAGACATCATGACCAAAGCCGGCGTCCCATGCATCCCGGGTTACCACGGCTCCAACCAAGACCCAGAATACCTCAAAGAACAGGCGGCAAGTATTGGCTACCCTGTTCTTTTGAAAGCCGTCAAAGGCGGAGGCGGCAAGGGCATGCGCATCGTCAATACGGAAGCCGAGTTCTTCGACCAACTCGCATCCGCAAAATCAGAAGCGCGTAACTCCTTCGGCGATGAAGTTATGTTGGTGGAGAAATACATCACCACTCCCCGCCATATCGAGGTCCAAGTCTTCGCTGACAAGCACGGAAACTGTGTTGCATTGGGCGAAAGAGACTGCAGTATTCAACGCCGTCATCAGAAGATCTTGGAAGAGTCCCCGGCACCCCATTTAGACGAGGCCATCAGACAGGATATCTGGGAAAAGGCGAGACAAGCCGCATTGGCCGTCGGCTATGAAGGAGCAGGAACCGTCGAATTCATCTTCGACAACGACACAGGCGAATTCTTCTTCATGGAGATGAACACCAGGCTGCAAGTCGAGCATCCCGTCACTGAGATGGTCACTGGTGAGGATCTTGTACGGTGGCAACTCATTGTCGCCGAGGGAGGAAAGTTGCCCTTGACCCAACAAGAGATTGAGCAGAGGATCAATGAGAGAGGCCATGCCATCGAAGCACGCATATATGCTGAGAACCCAGACATGAACTTCATCCCTGACTCCGGCCTCCTATTACACCTGAAGATACCCACACCAACACGCACTGTCCGCATAGACTCAGGTTTCATCGCCGGTGACGAAGTATCCTCGCACTACGACCCTATGATCTCCAAACTCATCGTCCAAGGCCCCACCCGCGAAGCCGCCATTCTCAAGCTACGGGCCGCCCTAGAAGACTACGAAGTAGCCGGTCCTATCACAAACATTGAATTCATAAAACGCATGTGCGTCTCCCCTGACTTCGTAGCCGGCGACGTAGAAACCGGTTACATCCAAAAACACCACGCCGAGCTCTTCACGCCTATACCGCCAACCCCAGAAGTCTACGCACAAGCAGCCCTGGGTCTCGCACTACAAGAAATCTCCGCCTCCAAAGCAGACGCATGGAGCCAAGGAGGAGGACCACCCGTTACAGCT GCAAAGGCGAATCCACAACAACAAAAATCTCCGTTCGCCAAACCAGCCCCCGAGCACTTCGACATCACCATAGCCGATACCACGTACACCAACGTCACATCTACCTTCTCCCCTTCATCAAACACCCTAACATCCTTTTACCCCCACACCCGCCTCTCCACAACCCTAATCCGCCACGAAGATGCCCTCACACTCTTCCACCTCGGCCGCCAGTACCGCTTCAAGCTCGCCATGCCCGCGTGGACGAAGAAGGCCCTCGGCGTCAGGGACGTCGCTAATAGCGTGCTAGCGCCCATGCCATGCAAAGTGCTAAGAGTGGAAGTAGAAGAAGGGCAAGAGGTTAAGAAGGATCAGCCGCTGGTGGTGATTGAGAGTATGAAGATGGAGACCGTGATTCGGAGTCCGAGTCACGGCGTTGTGAAAAGGATTGTACATGGTAAGGGGGGATTTGTGTAA
- a CDS encoding carboxypeptidase, with amino-acid sequence MKFLGVTLASLGLVSAATVAKTVSYDDWKVYRVSVGSNAVKLENVMSKLQLELWKGKPATSDVVDLMVPPTAIRDFEASTADFETKIMHNNLGLSIANETTFSTYAAGAAPSATWFNSYHSIADHMQWISDLAAAYPNNAEVISAGKSVEGRDIKGIHIWGSGGKGSKRGVVWHGTVHAREWITTMVVEYTAYQLLTSTDSTTANFKNTYDFYIFPIVNPDGFAYTQATDRMWRKNRQTTPSASCVGRDINRNWPSHWDQRGGASTSPCAEDYKGPSAGDGVETKALKAHLDSIAAGKGVMLYMDIHSYSQLWMYPYGYTCSGAVPNAAKHASLTKGAIAAVKAVHGTTFTGGPICNTIYQVSGDSVDYAFEVAKANFSMTVELRDTGTYGFVLPAAQIVPSAEEMWAGLRYLVANM; translated from the exons ATGAAGTTCCTCGGCGTCACCCTCGCCTCCTTGGGCCTTGTGTCTGCTGCCACTGTCGCAAAGACGGTCAGCTACGATGACTGGAAAGTCTACCGTGTCAGTGTCGGCTCCAACGCTGTCAAACTTGAGAATGTCATGAGCAAGCTGCAACTCGAGCTCTGGAAAGGCAAGCCAGCTACCAGCGATGTCGTGGACCTCATGGTTCCACCCACTGCTATCCGGGACTTTGAAGCCTCAACCGCCGATTTTGAGACCAAGATCATGCACAACAATCTTGGACTCTCTATCGCAAACGAGACAACCTTTAGCACATATGCCG CCGGTGCCGCACCTAGTGCTACATGGTTCAACTCGTACCATTCTATTGCCGACCACATGCAATGGATTTCTGATCTAGCGGCTGCATACCCCAACAATGCCGAAGTGATTTCAGCCGGCAAGTCGGTTGAAGGCCGTGACATCAAAGGTATCCACATCTGGGGTAGCGGCGGTAAAGGCTCAAAGAGAGGAGTAGTCTGGCACGGCACAGTGCACGCAAGAGAATGGATTACCACCATG GTCGTAGAATATACAGCCTACCAACTCCTAACCTCGACGGACTCCACAACCGCAAACTTCAAGAACACTTACGACTTCTACATCTTCCCCATTGTAAACCCCGACGGCTTCGCCTACACTCAAGCCACAGACCGCATGTGGCGCAAGAACCGTCAAACTACACCCTCCGCCTCCTGCGTTGGCCGCGATATCAACCGCAACTGGCCCTCGCACTGGGACCAACGTGGCGGCGCCTCCACCTCCCCTTGCGCTGAAGATTACAAAGGCCCTTCTGCTGGCGACGGTGTTGAAACCAAGGCCCTGAAAGCCCACCTTGACAGCATCGCCGCCGGAAAGGGTGTCATGCTCTACATGGACATCCACTCGTACTCGCAGCTTTGGATGTACCCCTACGGCTACACGTGCTCTGGCGCCGTGCCCAACGCCGCAAAGCACGCCTCGCTGACCAAGGGCGCTATTGCTGCTGTGAAAGCTGTACACGGGACGACTTTCACTGGCGGACCTATCTGCAACACTATTTACCAGGTTAGTGGTGACAGTGTGGATTATGCGTTTGAGGTTGCAAAGGCGAATTTCAGTATGACGGTCGAGTTGAGAGACACGGGCACGTATGGGTTTGTACTGCCCGCGGCACAGATTGTGCCGAGTGCTGAGGAGATGTGGGCGGGTCTGAGGTATTTGGTGGCGAATATGTAG
- a CDS encoding Transcriptional regulator protein, producing MPQFKVAVYLYPKADLLDFSGPVEIYSYYPYEGSTEQPFSVTSFAHHNPVTSGSSALVYVPNATFADVSERIEDFDILVIPGAHFDTIADLINAEEGKELCQLIQKFTQSKPRSETGKRILQSVCTGSVLIAASGVLAGRTITTHHMGLDMLKRVADDAAGGDSKVNVVRQRWVDAGTTEAGVRIVNAGGVSSGIDATIWIVEQLHGKAAADQVADIAEFERRDAAWGVST from the coding sequence ATGCCTCAATTCAAAGTCGCAGTTTACCTCTACCCGAAAGCCGATCTCCTGGACTTTTCCGGTCCGGTAGAAATCTACTCTTATTACCCATACGAAGGAAGCACTGAACAACCATTCTCGGTGACATCATTTGCTCATCATAATCCGGTCACGTCTGGCTCCAGCGCGCTGGTATACGTCCCCAACGCCACGTTCGCCGACGTCTCAGAGCGTATCGAGGACTTTGATATCCTTGTCATCCCAGGTGCACACTTCGACACCATAGCGGACTTGATCAACGCCGAAGAGGGCAAAGAACTGTGCCAGCTGATCCAAAAGTTCACGCAATCGAAGCCCAGATCTGAAACTGGAAAGAGAATACTCCAGTCGGTCTGCACCGGCAGTGTTCTGATCGCAGCTTCTGGAGTGCTAGCTGGTCGCACGATTACGACGCACCACATGGGTCTTGACATGCTCAAGAGAGTGGCTGATGATGCCGCGGGTGGAGATTCAAAGGTCAATGTCGTGAGGCAGAGGTGGGTGGATGCAGGCACAACGGAAGCCGGCGTGCGCATTGTGAACGCAGGGGGTGTTAGTTCAGGGATTGATGCGACTATTTGGATTGTGGAGCAGCTTCATGGTAAAGCGGCAGCTGATCAGGTGGCAGATATTGCAGAGTTCGAGAGAAGGGATGCTGCATGGGGTGTGAGCACATAA
- a CDS encoding GltP, Na+-H+-dicarboxylate symporter, translated as MGEIEGIKHGEAERTISANSSPSEDIMPQPSVAVEEKKKTFIQSVMKPGSVWQIIFAALLAIAIGLAVTFTVDEVPEAAIAILGIPGNLWLRALKAAVLPMIVTAMIMAIQRLRNMTQGGGAAGKLARWTVAYYIITTIIAVAHSALLVGLVWSKLFEQVSGSSLAVSDEDQEVIDERKDTAIHDVVVDMFYSLIPGNIVDALASDALLSVLITAIVLGYVIKPGGAIYRAVEEVEVIILKVITVLIHLAPIGVFFLIMPNLFRLDIAEIGANLGILIGGTLCGMVIHLFVIIPIVFFAITRSNPYTFWMKMSPAWITAWGTASSAATLPVTIRCVLKAGVPITVTKFTVPLGCLINMDGTAIYFPIVVVFLAATQGITLNAADYIIVILLSTLASIGTTPIPSSSLVLVVMIASSIGVPITGMYAVVIAIDWFLDRFRTAINVSCDTFAARVVAHITKIKDEDGQTYDEAMNVDPNAMGSNDEKV; from the exons ATGGGCGAGATCGAAGGCATCAAGCATGGCGAGGCTGAACGCACGATTAGCGCGAACAGCTCCCCTTCGGAGGACATCATGCCCCAGCCAAGTGTAGCTGtggaggagaagaagaagacattCATCCAGAGTGTGATGAAGCCAGGTTCCGTATGGCAAATCATCTTCGCAGCACTTCTGGCCATCGCTATCGGCTTGGCTGTCACCTTCACAGTGGACGAGGTTCCGGAGGCAGCAATCGCTATCCTTGGTATCCCGGGTAACCTCTGGTTGCGAGCTTTGAAGGCAGCTG TTCTTCCTATGATTGTCACTGCCATGATCATGGCCATCCAGCGACTTCGAAACATGACCCAAGGAGGTGGTGCAGCCGGCAAACTCGCTCGCTGGACAGTCGCATACTATATCATCACTACCATCATCGCCGTCGCTCATTCCGCGCTACTTGTCGGTCTAGTCTGGAGTAAACTCTTCGAACAAGTCTCCGGCAGCTCTCTGGCCGTCTCCGATGAGGATCAGGAAGTGATCGATGAGAGGAAAGATACAGCCATCCACGACGTAGTGGTCGACATGTTTTACTCTCTAATCCCGGGCAATATTGTCGACGCATTAGCTTCAGACGCCCTCCTCTCGGTACTCATTACCGCCATCGTCCTCGGGTACGTTATCAAGCCCGGGGGCGCCATCTATCGAGCAGTCGAAGAAGTCGAAGTCATTATCCTCAAAGTCATCACTGTGTTGATCCACCTTGCGCCAATCggcgtcttcttcttgatTATGCCAAACCTCTTCCGCCTCGATATTGCTGAAATTGGCGCCAACCTGGGTATCCTCATTGGCGGAACTTTGTGCGGCATGGTCATCCATCTGTTCGTCATTATCCCTATCGTCTTTTTCGCCATTACCAGGTCAAACCCCTATACATTCTGGATGAAGATGAGCCCAGCCTGGATTACCGCTTGGGGTACTGCCTCGAGCGCTGCGACTTTACCGGTTACTATCCGTTGCGTCCTCAAGGCAGGTGTTCCCATCACAG TGACCAAATTCACCGTACCTCTAGGTTGTTTGATCAATATGGACGGCACCGCAATCTATTTCCCaatcgtcgtcgtcttcctAGCCGCTACACAAGGCATCACGCTCAATGCTGCAGACTACATCATTGTTATCCTGCTCTCCACCCTCGCTTCGATTGGAACGACACCCATCCCAAGCTCCAGTCTGGTGCTGGTTGTCATGATCGCCTCGAGTATTGGAGTTCCCATCACTGGAATGTACGCCGTTGTCATCGCTATCGATTGGTTTCTGGATCGTTTTCGAACAGCCATCAACGTTAGTTGCGACACTTTCGCGGCCAGGGTGGTTGCGCACATCACGAAGATCAAAGACGAGGATGGTCAGACGTACGACGAGGCTATGAATGTCGATCCTAACGCGATGGGAAGCAACGACGAAAAGGTTTAA